The Acinetobacter sp. SAAs474 DNA window GATCTTGCTGCGGTGTTTCTGGATGATGCAGGGTTAAAATATGGGGAATCTTAATCCCATTCAATTTACTACGCTGTTCTTGATTGGTCACAATCAACTTTGTTTGTGCACTATCAATACGATGTTCTATGGCTTTGGACTCAAAGGCCGTAAACAAAGGCTGATAAACTGCACCAATGCGCCATGTTGCTAAAATCGTAATTAACAACTCTGGCGTACGGGGCAATAATCCTGCAATACAATCACCTGCCTGAATACCGATGTGTTGCAGATAATTAGCCATTTGGCCTGAAGCCTGTGCCAATTGCTCAAAAGTCCATTGTTCAGATACTGCATTTTTTCCTTGCCAAATTAAAGCAGTACGTTGCTGACCAACATAACGCTCACAGCACTCTACATAAGCGTTAATATGATTAACTGAACCGATCAATTGTTCAGCAACAACTTGATCAAAATCAAATTCCTGATATGCCTGTGCTAAAGTTTTCATTTTAATACCTCTATCCTTTTTTCACAAAATCATCCAATGATTTTGTATATCCATCTGTATTTTTGTTATGACATCATCAATGTGCCGATCACTCATCGGAGTATTGCTTGAAACTGCTTCTGTACTGAGATTCTGTACTGAGATAATCATATTGAAACCTCAGACACAATTTCCAAATACCTCAATTGCATATCCGTATTTGAACAGCAGCATTTGCTTTAAAGTGTTTAAACTTGACACACCTCTCTTGCGATGACCAAACGTTGAATATCTGAAGTACCTTCATAAATTTGACTGACCCGCACATCTCGATAAATACGCTCTACAGGGAAATCAGCAACATAACCATAACCACCATGAATTTGAATCGCATCAGAACAGACGCGCTCTGCCATGGTAGAAGCAAAGAGTTTTGCCATAGATGCTTCTTTTAAACAAGGTAAGCCCGCATCTTTTAAACTGGCCGCATGTAAGGTTAATTGTCGTGCCGCTTCAATTTGGGTGGCCATATCAGCCAAACGAAATGCAATTGCCTGATGCTGCACCAGCTCTACACCAAAAGCTTGACGTTGATTTGCATATGCTACCGCTGCATCTAATGCAGCACGTGCCATACCTAAAGATTGTGCAGCAATACCAATTCGTCCTGAGGCCAGATTAGATAAGGCAATTTTATAGCCTTCACCGATTTTCCCCAGTAAATGATCTGCTGGAATACGACAATTGTCCAAGATAATGGTGGCGGTATCTGAGCAATGTTGTCCCATTTTGTCTTCCAGCCCTGCGACCACATAGCCAGGATTATCTGTCGGCACCAAAAAACATGAAATCCCTTTTTTACCTGCAGCCTTATCTGTCACGGCAAGTACTAAAGCAATTTGAGCGTACTTACCTGTGGTAATAAACTGTTTAGTACCATTGAGTACCCACTCATCACCCTCTTTAGTCGCTTTGCATGTAATTGCACTTGCATCTGATCCCGTTTGAGGTTCAGTTAAACAAAAACACCCCAACCACTCTCCTGTAGCCAATTTGGTTAAGTACTGTTGTTTTTGTTGTACTGTGCCATAAGATTGTAAAATGCCACAAGGCAATGAATTCTGTACACTAACAATGGTTGAAATTGCACCATCACCTGCAGCAATTTCCTCTAGCGCCAACACCAAGGAAACATAATCCAGTGCCGCACCACCCCATTCTTCAGCAACGGTCATTCCCAATGCACCCAATTGGCCCAACTCTTGTAGCTGCTGTGCAGGAAACTGTGCCGTTTTATCACGTGCTGCGGCAGTAGGTTTAAGTTGATGTTGCGCATATTCACGCATCATCTCCTGTACCATTTTTTGTTGTTCATTTAAAATCATGGCTCGTCCTTATTTTTTGAGCTCATCCATTACAAGCAATATACTGGTGAAAATTCAATCAATATTCAAATTAACTAACTGTATAATCAAGATATAAAGTAAATTTTCATATCCATGATTGAGCGGGTAGATAAATTGCTAGCGTGATTATTTGGCTTGCATACGGATTGCACCATCTAAACGAATGACTTCACCATTTAAATAGGCATTTTCAACAATATGACCGACCAAATGTGCAAACTCTTGCGGTTTAGCTAACCGTTTAGGAAAAGGTACCATCTCTCCCAAAGCATCTTGTACATGTTGTGGCATGGCCTGTAGCATCGGAGTTTCCATAATGCCGGGCGCAATGGTCATGACTCTAATTTTTTCACGCGCTAATTCACGTGCTAGTGGTAAAGTCATGGCAACAATCGCACCCTTAGATGCAGCATACGCTGCTTGGCCAATTTGCCCATCAAATGCAGCAATAGAAGCGGTATTTACAATAACCCCACGCTCTTCTTCATCAGCCATCAATTGATATTTTGCCATGAGACTGGCTGCAAAACGCAACATATTCAATGTACCAGTAACATTGATTTTCATAACCTTTTCAAAGAGTGCCAAGTCATGTACACCATCACGTCCAAGAACTTTGGCTGATGGTGCTATACCCGCACAATTCACCAAACCATTCAGTTGACCATAACGCTGTTCTACATGGCTAAAAAATGCGGCAACCGCCTGTTCATCAGTGACATCAAGTGCAACAAACTCCGCCTGCTCACCCAACTGTTGTTGTAAGGCTTGACCCAATGCCTGATTCATATCAACGATAATGACTTGGGCATGCTGATCTACCAAATATTGTGCCGTAGCTGCACCAAGACCTGATGCACCTCCCGTCACCACAAATACTTTGCCTTGAATTTTCATGGTATTGTCCTTATACATTAAAATGAAAATGCGACTTAAGATGAAGATTAATCACAGATCATCTTGAGTACAATTTCCAAATCAAGCATTCTAAATGATGTATTTAGCCACTTTACCGTTTAATCCCATACTATTTATAAGATCATGCCATATGGATTTGCTCGATTTAGATTACCTAAAAGGAACCATTTCAATCACTTTGGTGCAAGAAGCACTCATTTGTGCCTGTCAGCAAGGTTATCAGCGTGATGATTTATTAATTCAATCTGGCATTCAACCCGAACTACTACTATCCGCTAAAGCACGCGTCTCCATATCTCAATATGCTGCACTTTGGGTAACACTTGCCAACACGATGAACGATGAATTTTTTGGTATGGACAGTCATGCCATGCGTCGAGGAAGTTATCAATTGCTGTCTAAAGCAGTATTGTATATGGATAATTTAAATCAAGCGCTTGAATATATTGTGCAATTTTTAAATCTTATTTTAGATGATTTTTCAGGCAAGGTTTTTCAACAAGAAAATTATGCTTTTATTGTCATTCAAGATTTAAAAGCCACCAAAAGAATGTTTAGTTATGCCACTTACTTAATGCTGATTCATAGTTTAATGTGCTGGCTCACTGGACAACGATTATTAATTCAAAAGATTCAACTAAAATGTACCGCACCAGAGGATGATCATGATTATAAAGTGCGCTTTTGTGAAAATATTCAATATGAAGCAGATGAAAATTACATC harbors:
- a CDS encoding SDR family NAD(P)-dependent oxidoreductase, whose product is MKIQGKVFVVTGGASGLGAATAQYLVDQHAQVIIVDMNQALGQALQQQLGEQAEFVALDVTDEQAVAAFFSHVEQRYGQLNGLVNCAGIAPSAKVLGRDGVHDLALFEKVMKINVTGTLNMLRFAASLMAKYQLMADEEERGVIVNTASIAAFDGQIGQAAYAASKGAIVAMTLPLARELAREKIRVMTIAPGIMETPMLQAMPQHVQDALGEMVPFPKRLAKPQEFAHLVGHIVENAYLNGEVIRLDGAIRMQAK
- a CDS encoding acyl-CoA dehydrogenase family protein, translating into MILNEQQKMVQEMMREYAQHQLKPTAAARDKTAQFPAQQLQELGQLGALGMTVAEEWGGAALDYVSLVLALEEIAAGDGAISTIVSVQNSLPCGILQSYGTVQQKQQYLTKLATGEWLGCFCLTEPQTGSDASAITCKATKEGDEWVLNGTKQFITTGKYAQIALVLAVTDKAAGKKGISCFLVPTDNPGYVVAGLEDKMGQHCSDTATIILDNCRIPADHLLGKIGEGYKIALSNLASGRIGIAAQSLGMARAALDAAVAYANQRQAFGVELVQHQAIAFRLADMATQIEAARQLTLHAASLKDAGLPCLKEASMAKLFASTMAERVCSDAIQIHGGYGYVADFPVERIYRDVRVSQIYEGTSDIQRLVIAREVCQV
- a CDS encoding AraC family transcriptional regulator; the encoded protein is MDLLDLDYLKGTISITLVQEALICACQQGYQRDDLLIQSGIQPELLLSAKARVSISQYAALWVTLANTMNDEFFGMDSHAMRRGSYQLLSKAVLYMDNLNQALEYIVQFLNLILDDFSGKVFQQENYAFIVIQDLKATKRMFSYATYLMLIHSLMCWLTGQRLLIQKIQLKCTAPEDDHDYKVRFCENIQYEADENYIQFDVHYLKLKIKQNQTSWYQFIRQTPDNLLVRFRNPYALNQQIRKYLSQHRPSEWPELYELAQQLHMSEATIQRRLKNESTSYQQLKNDIRRDTAIELLTRSDDSLQQISDILCFHDVSAFHRAFKKWTGVSPGAYRASQD